One genomic window of Arachis stenosperma cultivar V10309 chromosome 10, arast.V10309.gnm1.PFL2, whole genome shotgun sequence includes the following:
- the LOC130954638 gene encoding probable glycosyltransferase At5g03795 isoform X1 has product MNLGFKFLCHAETKRLISLLGLIVVIVLVVQFSELPYSEFVTSLAGKITSFSMDASMVDSKLEGNIDNTHPNGSTPASQLDQDRSSLVHNNGNGSSINSAPSNHAPAPQSMVALSNQTSLNSETDSTSPMMSVMSNSSLAKKDTTKGESSGSLLGNNSKVGNGKYVTKKNPKGKPSKVVSISDMNLLLQQSHDSSQLVKPTRSSAVDQEILHARSEIENAPIITNDSRLYPPLYRNVSMFKRSYELMEKMLKVYIYKDGDRPIFHEPLLDGIYASEGWFMKLMEENKHFVTQDPELAHLFYIPFSSRLLQLTIYVRNSHNRSNLIQYMAKHVDMIAGKYPFWSRTDGADHFVVACHDWAPAETRGRILNCIRALCNADIEVGFKIGKDVSLPETYIRSPNNPAKNIGGNPPSERPILAFFAGGLHGYVRPTLLNHWENKESDMKISGPLPHVKGNANYIELMKSSKFCICARGHEVNSPRVVEAIFHECVPVIISDNFIPPLFEVLNWESFAVFVAEKDIPNLRSILLSISEEKYLEMHKRVKKVQKHFVWHYKPVKYDLFHMLLHSIWYNRLFRISHS; this is encoded by the exons aTGAATCTGGGATTCAAATTTCTGTGTCATGCTGAAACCAAGAGGTTAATTTCATTGTTAGGACTGATAGTAGTTATAGTTTTAGTGGTTCAGTTTTCTGAACTTCCATATAGTGAATTTGTTACTTCCCTTGCTGGCAAAATTACTAGTTTCTCAATGGAtgcatctatggttgattctaAACTGGAGGGTAATATTGATAATACACACCCAAATGGTTCAACTCCTGCATCCCAATTAGATCAAGATAGAAGTTCACTAGTTCACAATAATGGCAATGGTTCATCCATCAATAGTGCACCTTCTAACCATGCACCAGCACCACAGAGTATGGTGGCATTGTCAAATCAAACATCACTAAATTCAGAAACAGATTCAACAAGTCCAATGATGTCTGTCATGTCCAATTCAAGTTTGGCGAAAAAAGACACGACAAAGGGTGAGAGTTCTGGTTCTTTGCTGGGTAATAATTCGAAGGTTGGTAATGGCAAGTATGTGACTAAAAAGAATCCCAAAGGGAAGCCCTCTAAAGTAGTTTCGATATCCGACATGAACTTATTGTTGCAGCAAAGTCATGATTCATCCCAATTAGTG AAACCAACAAGGTCTTCAGCTGTTGATCAGGAAATATTACATGCAAGATCTGAGATCGAAAATGCACCTATCATCACGAATGATTCGAGACTTTACCCGCCTCTCTACAGGAATGTCTCCATGTTCAAAAG GAGTTATGAACTAATGGAGAAGATGCTCAAAGTTTACATCTACAAAGATGGAGACAGACCGATCTTTCATGAGCCCTTACTGGATGGAATATATGCATCTGAAGGATGGTTCATGAAACTAATGGAGGAAAACAAACACTTTGTCACTCAAGATCCCGAATTGGCTCACCTGTTCTACATACCTTTCAGTTCAAGATTGTTGCAGTTGACTATCTATGTTCGAAACTCACACAATCGTTCGAACTTAATCCAGTACATGGCAAAGCATGTGGACATGATTGCAGGAAAGTATCCATTTTGGAGTAGAACTGATGGAGCAGATCACTTTGTCGTTGCTTGCCATGATTGG GCTCCTGCAGAGACAAGAGGGCGAATTCTAAATTGCATCAGAGCCCTCTGCAACGCGGACATCGAAGTAGGATTCAAAATAGGCAAGGATGTTTCTCTTCCAGAAACATACATAAGATCACCCAACAACCCTGCCAAAAACATAGGGGGAAACCCCCCTTCCGAGAGGCCTATCCTTGCATTCTTCGCCGGCGGATTACACGGCTATGTTCGGCCAACTCTGCTTAATCACTGGGAGAACAAAGAATCTGACATGAAAATATCAGGTCCATTGCCACATGTGAAGGGCAATGCAAACTACATTGAGCTAATGAAGAGTAGCAAGTTCTGCATTTGTGCTAGAGGGCATGAAGTTAACAGCCCCCGTGTCGTGGAGGCGATCTTCCATGAATGTGTTCCGGTGATCATATCTGATAACTTCATACCACCTCTCTTTGAGGTCTTGAACTGGGAATCTTTCGCCGTGTTCGTCGCGGAGAAAGATATTCCGAATTTGAGGAGCATTCTGCTTTCAATATCTGAAGAGAAGTACTTGGAGATGCATAAGAGGGTGAAGAAGGTGCAAAAACATTTTGTGTGGCATTATAAGCCTGTAAAATATGATTTGTTTCATATGTTGCTTCATTCCATTTGGTACAATAGACTTTTCCGAATAAGCCACTCTTAA
- the LOC130954638 gene encoding probable glycosyltransferase At5g03795 isoform X2, producing MKFQFIASHFSMDASMVDSKLEGNIDNTHPNGSTPASQLDQDRSSLVHNNGNGSSINSAPSNHAPAPQSMVALSNQTSLNSETDSTSPMMSVMSNSSLAKKDTTKGESSGSLLGNNSKVGNGKYVTKKNPKGKPSKVVSISDMNLLLQQSHDSSQLVKPTRSSAVDQEILHARSEIENAPIITNDSRLYPPLYRNVSMFKRSYELMEKMLKVYIYKDGDRPIFHEPLLDGIYASEGWFMKLMEENKHFVTQDPELAHLFYIPFSSRLLQLTIYVRNSHNRSNLIQYMAKHVDMIAGKYPFWSRTDGADHFVVACHDWAPAETRGRILNCIRALCNADIEVGFKIGKDVSLPETYIRSPNNPAKNIGGNPPSERPILAFFAGGLHGYVRPTLLNHWENKESDMKISGPLPHVKGNANYIELMKSSKFCICARGHEVNSPRVVEAIFHECVPVIISDNFIPPLFEVLNWESFAVFVAEKDIPNLRSILLSISEEKYLEMHKRVKKVQKHFVWHYKPVKYDLFHMLLHSIWYNRLFRISHS from the exons ATGAAGTTTCAGTTCATAGCTTCCCA TTTCTCAATGGAtgcatctatggttgattctaAACTGGAGGGTAATATTGATAATACACACCCAAATGGTTCAACTCCTGCATCCCAATTAGATCAAGATAGAAGTTCACTAGTTCACAATAATGGCAATGGTTCATCCATCAATAGTGCACCTTCTAACCATGCACCAGCACCACAGAGTATGGTGGCATTGTCAAATCAAACATCACTAAATTCAGAAACAGATTCAACAAGTCCAATGATGTCTGTCATGTCCAATTCAAGTTTGGCGAAAAAAGACACGACAAAGGGTGAGAGTTCTGGTTCTTTGCTGGGTAATAATTCGAAGGTTGGTAATGGCAAGTATGTGACTAAAAAGAATCCCAAAGGGAAGCCCTCTAAAGTAGTTTCGATATCCGACATGAACTTATTGTTGCAGCAAAGTCATGATTCATCCCAATTAGTG AAACCAACAAGGTCTTCAGCTGTTGATCAGGAAATATTACATGCAAGATCTGAGATCGAAAATGCACCTATCATCACGAATGATTCGAGACTTTACCCGCCTCTCTACAGGAATGTCTCCATGTTCAAAAG GAGTTATGAACTAATGGAGAAGATGCTCAAAGTTTACATCTACAAAGATGGAGACAGACCGATCTTTCATGAGCCCTTACTGGATGGAATATATGCATCTGAAGGATGGTTCATGAAACTAATGGAGGAAAACAAACACTTTGTCACTCAAGATCCCGAATTGGCTCACCTGTTCTACATACCTTTCAGTTCAAGATTGTTGCAGTTGACTATCTATGTTCGAAACTCACACAATCGTTCGAACTTAATCCAGTACATGGCAAAGCATGTGGACATGATTGCAGGAAAGTATCCATTTTGGAGTAGAACTGATGGAGCAGATCACTTTGTCGTTGCTTGCCATGATTGG GCTCCTGCAGAGACAAGAGGGCGAATTCTAAATTGCATCAGAGCCCTCTGCAACGCGGACATCGAAGTAGGATTCAAAATAGGCAAGGATGTTTCTCTTCCAGAAACATACATAAGATCACCCAACAACCCTGCCAAAAACATAGGGGGAAACCCCCCTTCCGAGAGGCCTATCCTTGCATTCTTCGCCGGCGGATTACACGGCTATGTTCGGCCAACTCTGCTTAATCACTGGGAGAACAAAGAATCTGACATGAAAATATCAGGTCCATTGCCACATGTGAAGGGCAATGCAAACTACATTGAGCTAATGAAGAGTAGCAAGTTCTGCATTTGTGCTAGAGGGCATGAAGTTAACAGCCCCCGTGTCGTGGAGGCGATCTTCCATGAATGTGTTCCGGTGATCATATCTGATAACTTCATACCACCTCTCTTTGAGGTCTTGAACTGGGAATCTTTCGCCGTGTTCGTCGCGGAGAAAGATATTCCGAATTTGAGGAGCATTCTGCTTTCAATATCTGAAGAGAAGTACTTGGAGATGCATAAGAGGGTGAAGAAGGTGCAAAAACATTTTGTGTGGCATTATAAGCCTGTAAAATATGATTTGTTTCATATGTTGCTTCATTCCATTTGGTACAATAGACTTTTCCGAATAAGCCACTCTTAA